A genomic region of Anopheles coustani chromosome 3, idAnoCousDA_361_x.2, whole genome shotgun sequence contains the following coding sequences:
- the LOC131261322 gene encoding rabankyrin-5, which translates to MAATSETVKLEKHLKLLKEEYTKLQKNYAELERKYSKAAAASEEHDLTGEFSSFISRLVMTVATLYGRTTYSDITIKLKDKSMPAHKFVLNARSEEWREEVILDKAELDWSDMDADVGYSLLRWIYTDVVDLQHDSLALELLKTSHRFKLPGLMGLCERALVSSVSVRSCVRFYCVAEDVGASNLLEYCSGLISTHWDDLTPQDFEHMSSPLLYKMLKSKTKHPLHAAVRLLREDVVFLCLVENNASLPEIVNSLSPQGQLPLGLALMGRSTTIAQTLLETGGADINAFTSEGNTLLIDAIKRGDSFTAQFLLEKGCNVDLVTRDTSDTALHLVCTYSERSTDLETHREMLNIGRQLLAQQADPNMQNSKGFTPLHVAIMSQHVEMIDELLNETTVPHVDTNVRTKDEKCALQLALVPPHTDGPPFELARRLLERGARTNVLHPESGDSLLHILAKQQLEDAAVFLTDHCNLSHINRAGSTVLHVAASQGLANLARALLEKGAPPNVQSSVTELKCALHCAVEENHLSVVEAFIEYKEENPDTVDFNLKNAFGDSPLSLALSLGFNELVPLLIKGGADLNARNGQDMTLLHQAILKEDSKTAVFLLSQGADMNALTADQESPLQLAIHCRLVDVVDALCSRGVSLSAPDNKGDCPLWSALESEQFEIASVLVRHGVDTDCWGPGPDGCLQTILHRAIDENKEQAAMFLIKSGCDLDSPRQPGPQGQGGDEAKDKASPLHLCCQWGLRNVLHTLIDHGANVNAIDCDLKTPLHVAIENQHEEIIGILLCHPGIDLKIRDKTGNTPFAAALQVRNNKAAQNILERLPNAAEQIDQRGRNFLHLAIMRDDLESVLFLLSIHVDVNSRVHDVNQTPPLHLAAASEKEMLIRNLILAGARLNDRDATQKTALHVAAERGTVAAVSALLQNGADFDAVDGDGNNALHIAVREGHIGVVRELLTESELNAEAVNLKGRNPLHELCRCGKDNTSAAILELFIECMPNYPINNPDVQGNTPLLLAYMRGQAQLCRILVKKGACLGAENKEGLTIFNFKLATNQLLHRLLDELPQESPWASSELCQECGTKFTLTMRKHHCRHCGRILCSRCSNNDVPIIKFGINKPVRVCSVCFEVLQIGSGGV; encoded by the exons ATGG cgGCCACGAGTGAAACAGTAAAACTGGAAAAACACCTCAAACTGCTTAAGGAAGAGTACACCAAGCTACAGAAAAACTACGCTGAACTGGAGCGTAAATATAGCAAGGCGGCCGCAGCAAGCGAAGAGCATGATCTTACCGGGGAGTTCAGCAGTTTCATATCCCGCCTGGTGATGACCGTTGCCACTCTCTATGGCAGGACGACATACTCCGATATTACGATCAAACTAAAGGACAAATCCATGCCGGCACACAAGTTTGTGCTGAATGCACGAAGCGAAGAGTGGCGCGAGGAGGTGATACTTGACAAGGCTGAGCTAG ACTGGTCCGATATGGATGCAGACGTAGGATATTCACTGCTTCGCTGGATTTACACCGACGTTGTTGACCTGCAGCACGACTCACTGGCGCTGGAGCTACTGAAAACATCCCACCGTTTCAAGCTGCCCGGTCTGATGGGGCTGTGCGAGCGGGCTCTCGTGTCGTCCGTATCGGTGCGCTCCTGCGTGCGATTCTACTGCGTCGCGGAGGACGTCGGTGCGTCCAACCTACTCGAATACTGTTCTGGACTGATTTCCACGCACTGGGACGACCTAACGCCGCAAGACTTCGAGCACATGTCCAGCCCGTTGCTGTACAAAATGCtcaaaagcaaaaccaaacatCCGCTACACGCCGCCGTGCGGTTGCTCCGGGAGGACGTCGTATTTTTGTGTCTCGTCGAAAACAATGCTTCG CTACCGGAAATTGTAAACAGCCTTTCACCTCAAGGCCAGCTTCCTCTGGGCCTCGCGCTGATGGGCCGCAGTACGACGATCGCACAGACCTTACTGGAGACGGGTGGGGCTGACATTAATGCCTTTACATCGGAG GGCAATACGCTGCTTATCGATGCGATTAAACGTGGCGACAGTTTTACGGCACAGTTTCTGCTAGAGAAGGGGTGCAACGTGGATCTGGTCACGCGAGATACGTCCGACACGGCCCTGCACCTGGTCTGCACGTACTCGGAGCGCAGTACCGACCTGGAAACGCACCGGGAAATGCTCAACATTGGCCGGCAGCTGCTGGCCCAACAGGCCGATCCCAACATGCAAAACAGCAAGGGCTT TACTCCACTGCATGTTGCCATTATGTCGCAGCATGTGGAAATGATTGACGAACTGCTGAACGAAACCACCGTCCCCCACGTGGACACGAACGTGCGTACGAAGGACGAAAAGTGTGCCTTACAGCTGGCACTAGTGCCACCGCATACCGACGGACCCCCGTTCGAGCTGGCCCGCCGTCTGCTGGAGCGCGGTGCGCGCACGAACGTCCTCCATCCGGAATCGGGCGACAGTTTGTTGCATATCCTCGCCAAGCAACAGCTGGAAGATGCAGCCGTCTTTCTCACCGATCACTGCAACCTCAGCCATATCAATCGGGCCGGTTCGACGGTACTGCACGTCGCTGCCTCACAGGGCTTGGCAAATCTAGCGCGTGCCCTGCTAGAGAAGGGCGCACCACCGAACGTGCAGTCCAGCGTGACGGAGCTCAAGTGTGCGCTGCATTGCGCCGTCGAGGAGAACCATTTGAGCGTTGTCGAGGCGTTTATCGAGTACAAGGAGGAGAACCCGGACACGGTGGATTTCAATCTGAAAAATGCATTCGGTGACTCACCGCTCAGCCTTGCCCTTAGCTTGGGTTTCAACGAACTCGTACCGCTGCTGATCAAGGGCGGAGCCGATTTGAACGCTCGCAACGGCCAGGATATGACGTTGCTTCATCAAGCCATCCTAAAGGAGGACTCGAAGACGGCCGTCTTTCTGCTGAGTCAGGGTGCCGATATGAACGCACTGACGGCGGACCAAGAGTCCCCGCTGCAGCTGGCCATTCACTGTCGGCTGGTGGACGTGGTGGATGCCCTGTGCTCCCGGGGTGTCTCGCTAAGTGCACCGGACAATAAGGGCGACTGTCCGTTGTGGAGTGCGCTCGAGTCGGAGCAGTTCGAGATAGCCTCCGTGCTGGTACGGCACGGCGTCGACACGGACTGTTGGGGCCCAGGGCCGGATGGTTGCTTGCAGACTATCCTGCATCGTGCGATCGACGAGAATAAGGAACAGGCGGCCATGTTTCTCATCAAAAGTGGCTGCGATCTGGACTCGCCGCGGCAACCGGGTCCCCAGGGGCAGGGTGGCGACGAGGCGAAGGATAAGGCATCACCGCTGCATCTCTGCTGCCAGTGGGGCCTACGGAACGTTCTGCACACCCTGATCGACCATGGAGCGAACGTGAATGCGATCGATTGCGATCTGAAAACGCCTTTGCACGTGGCGATTGAGAACCAGCACGAGGAAATAATAGGCATTCTGTTGTGTCACCCAGGCATCGATCTAAAGATACGGGACAAAACGGGCAACACACCGTTTGCGGCCGCGCTGCAGGTGCGCAATAACAAGGCCGCCCAAAACATCCTCGAGCGGCTACCGAATGCGGCCGAACAGATCGATCAGCGGGGGCGCAACTTCCTGCACCTAGCGATCATGCGTGACGATCTCGAGTCGGTGCTGTTCCTGCTATCCATCCATGTGGACGTAAACTCGCGCGTCCATGATGTAAACCAAACGCCACCGCTGCACCTGGCGGCGGCCTCCGAGAAGGAGATGCTCATCCGGAACCTCATCCTAGCCGGGGCGCGACTGAACGACCGAGACGCGACGCAGAAAACGGCCCTCCACGTGGCAGCCGAGCGGGGAACGGTGGCGGCCGTATCGGCACTGCTACAGAACGGTGCCGATTTTGATGCAGTGGATGGAGACGGTAACAATGCTCTACACATTGCCGTCCGCGAGGGACACATCGGGGTCGTGCGCGAACTGCTGACGGAATCGGAGCTCAACGCGGAAGCTGTCAACCTGAAGGGGCGCAATCCACTGCATGAGCTGTGCCGCTGCGGGAAGGACAACACATCGGCCGCCATCCTGGAGCTGTTCATCGAGTGTATGCCAAACTATCCGATCAACAATCCGGACGTGCAGGGCAACACGCCCCTGCTGTTGGCGTACATGCGGGGCCAGGCGCAGCTGTGCCGTATACTGGTGAAAAAAGGTGCCTGCCTGGGAGCCGAGAACAAGGAGGGCTTGACGATATTCAACTTTAAGCTAGCCACCAACCAACTGCTGCACCGTTTGCTGGACGAACTGCCGCAGGAATCACCCTGGGCTTCATCGGAGCTGTGCCAGGAGTGTGGCACCAAGTTCACGCTTACCATGCGAAAACATCACTG CCGCCACTGTGGGCGCATCCTTTGCAGCCGGTGTTCGAACAACGATGTGCCAATCATCAAGTTTGGCATCAACAAACCGGTGCGCGTGTGCTCGGTCTGCTTCGAGGTACTCCAGATCGGCAGCGGTGGAGTGTAA
- the LOC131261323 gene encoding uncharacterized protein LOC131261323, translated as MMCRSDPMGRFSSTMVVSAVALLLIFIADHQGVAAIKCYQCTVAPPSRHQNNTKTQLCSKFDESDLYQVDCPWSTMCMKRIFKLQLLKGEQETVSRGCAQQKNTEQVYKSGAWTPEHNIEEPYEEGCQTLDDSTYCFCRGALCNSATKAAERGSYHTDAMAVIFVFNVMKYIRNIEH; from the exons ATGATGTGTCGCTCCGATCCGATGGGGAGGTTCAGCAGTACGATGGTTGTGTCCGCAGTAGCGTTACTTCTAATATTTATTGCAG ATCATCAAGGCGTTGCGGCGATAAAATGTTACCAGTGCACCGTGGCGCCTCCAAGTCGACATCAGaacaacaccaaaacacaACTGTGTTCGAAGTTTGACGAGTCGGACCTTTACCAAGTGGACTGCCCCTGGTCAACGATGTGCATGAAGCGCATTTTCAAGCTGCAACTTCTCAAAGGAGAGCAGGAAACCGTGAGCCGAGGCTGTGCCCAACAGAAAAACACGGAACAG GTCTATAAATCTGGTGCCTGGACTCCGGAGCACAATATTGAAGAACCGTACGAGGAAGGCTGTCAGACGCTGGATGACTCAACATACTGCTTCTGCCGGGGGGCCCTATGCAATTCGGCCACGAAAGCTGCAGAGCGAGGCAGCTACCACACGGACGCGATGGCCGTTATATTTGTATTCAACGTCATGAAGTACATTCGAAACATAGAGCATTAG
- the LOC131261324 gene encoding cytochrome b-c1 complex subunit 6, mitochondrial — MAARKWFSSFFPSVKAQEEEDIVDPQTVLREKCAQQGHTTQLWEKYQACNDRVGSRSQTTETCVEELFDYLHELDHCVTKSLFSKLK; from the exons ATGGCTGCTAGGAAATGGTTCTCGTCCTTCTTTCCATCCGTAAAGGCTCAGGAGGAGGAAGATATAGTCGACCCACAGACGGTGCTGCGG GAAAAGTGCGCCCAGCAAGGACATACTACCCAGCTGTGGGAAAAATACCAGGCCTGCAATGATCGTGTAGGCAGCCGTTCCCAAACGACCGAGACCTGTGTCGAAGAACTGTTCGATTACCTGCACGAACTGGATCACTGCGTAACGAAGTCCCTGTTCTCAAAGCTTAAGTAA
- the LOC131271192 gene encoding histone-lysine N-methyltransferase SETD1: MNGTMESGAMPSAPLTPGSAAALNSLSLQKTARNFKLLADPFLHRGAAKVYRYDGVVPGDPSHPPVIPRDPRSRRIRSRGEPLDIPVPRFKIDQHYVGEPPAIEITITNLNDNIDKPFLSEMLTKCGTYTELYIYYHPVSNKHLGLARIVFENVRSARLCVEKFNGTSVMGKVLNVFKDAFGEHCKRLLEEKTSEKKPPPPPQQQQQLPAPPLPPGVSASNHHLATKPPPPSIPESRAQTLKPMQYRKAPPEPNTPEPWDKKAHGATLGDDTELWDADLSGSAGNSQDSTYYSKEKPAARSHYDDWEDESRSGGTKYYEEKDRKHHHHHHKGGERLRGERDREKDRDHRYHERDRDRDRDSYREREWDQRRHRDRDRPRERDRMRDHEYREREWDSKKIRGKGYRESWYGEPGDGYAGTSARYDGGYDYYSSSSYPGGSDYGMYGYPPGEGGSFGAPPPPSSSKWGAPQPQPLPPPPPPEELWDEPAKKPPPVPPPIPSGSNNSRTIMDDGELWDTEAAPSNTGTKAPASQPPAPPLPASSSSTSDDPSKPIKSTTTPTDDDSGSTLDLDTRIALLFKEKTFGAASFLQLSDDEEEENRKQSEPAAVIEEPPVPAAPATPVVKEEVEELDQPPMDIGRPPSPPQPPAEPALPPPPPEEAEAPPEPIETKPVKREPKLETFKEEGASDISSSDDEILAKDEEDDYDEKPSTSLIEGSEDSKTGILLQPAAPPPPPLPSDPAPPAPPPPSEPPAEPPGGAPGGGSFSYLYPTGPGGYYSYGQQQAAVATSSGSGYYHHGGYPTGFPGTPLFNAYGIPGAATGMYYPSGGKKGSGSFDDGHHDALGSSAKDYRGSRGAKRNQYEIAIDSVVDRVVAELKQILKKDFNKKMIENTAFKKYEAWWDEEERKSKLGGEGGKSGVAGMLEPTSSSSSSLSGLAGIGSGATTTTIGAAVVKLDKAPDINQLLSQSYDNLDSNSGGFVGLGLRATIPKMPSFRRIRKQPSPVPQDEDSRKSDQEDMVRGSDSEKESSSGLTSTSASTAARSPSKGAIAEGGSAAASTPSVVSGVAGVLRSASRSSDKRMPSVSSFTSSSEEDEDSSASDSDDSLESGSLSDADVVVGYSAKRARERRERENRIYSDSDSNREIVVKHRPPGATVSPGLGGSARRLKESSSKVGKIYSDSDSDEMMTSSPRKRERLPSVSTEKRRSRSRSSSPVEKKPPPAVIDPSQLPRLSLQELHEDFSPSSGDDMLLREDDDDETTPTRPPPTPGRRESSPTVPAEGGTPVTASNNNNKIGATSQQNHSSSSYGIVSDRIYSDSDEEREYQEKRRRKAEYLQQVEQEYQEELEKLAKEKATRKTAGEKSAAAAAAAAAAASTVPPSDMAALDKAIPPTTIGDRVKSLAFTSSKMSSLEEPHTPNLSQPPPTPGASLGELRKDPLSSMFPMVHADDASAAMAAAIDGSQPKSEPSPSPTAGRKRKATGGKAPKAPKGARKGAKDGLNGSGSGTTAAHHHDDGFYEHQAANQPMATGTSSNDFFSEEVRRASKASPASSDGSSSQASQVALDHCYSLPPSASPSSSSPHQQSDSSTPTQNKYAPSTEHRALAHDHGYTNNNTEGGKEASVPIAAAGEEPKRTELAVMQPPPPAAHKDKERKRPEKRPSDVSVDQDAMLADSAALERFVPVPKYRQRDMHSEMAILYDFLTRGIDNEDIRYIRQSYDMMLLDDASSYWLNATHWVDHCTTNRNFEPALLAPPPHSAKRRKKDKAGGGSSLADIKQHRTGCARTEGYYKIDPREKAKYKYHHLKGTAAANHLSNLELAKAVAKMQGISREARSNQRRLLNAFGASTESELLKFNQLKFRKKQLKFAKSAIHDWGLFAMEPIAADEMVIEYVGQMVRPSVADLRETKYEAIGIGSSYLFRIDMETIIDATKCGNLARFINHSCNPNCYAKVITIESEKKIVIYSKQPIGVNEEITYDYKFPLEDEKIPCLCGAPGCRGTLN, encoded by the exons ATGAACGGAACGATGGAAAGTGGCGCAATGCCAAGTGCTCCACTGACACCGGGATCGGCAGCGGCGTTGAACAGTCTGTCGTTGCAAAAAACGGCCCGTAACTTCAAGCTGCTAGCGGATCCGTTTCTCCACCGCGGTGCAGCGAAGGTATATCGATACGATGGAGTTGTCCCGGGCGATCCATCCCATCCGCCGGTTATTCCTCGCGATCCACGCAGCCGACGGATACGATCCCGAGGGGAACCGCTCGATATTCCGGTGCCAAG GTTTAAAATAGATCAACATTACGTGGGTGAACCACCGGCAATAGAGATCACGATTACGAACCTCAATGACAACATCGACAAGCCGTTCCTTTCCGAAATGCTGACCAAATGTGGCACGTACACGGAGCTGTATATCTACTACCATCCCGTCTCGAACAAGCATCTCGGGTTGGCGCGAATAGTGTTCGAGAACGTACGTTCGGCGCGTTTGTGCGTGGAAAAGTTTAACGGCACCTCCGTGATGGGCAAAGTGTTGAACGTGTTCAAGGATGCATTCGGTGAACACTGCAAGCGGttgttggaggaaaaaacatCCGAAAAGaagccgccaccaccgccccagcagcagcagcagctaccTGCACCCCCGTTACCACCCGGCGttagtgcttcgaatcatcaTCTGGCCACGAAACCACCACCTCCGTCCATACCGGAATCGCGAGCACAAACGTTGAAACCGATGCAGTATCGTAAGGCTCCTCCGGAGCCCAATACTCCCGAACCGTGGGATAAGAAAGCGCACGGAGCAACTCTTGGTGATGATACGGAACTTTGGGATGCTGATCTGTCGGGAAGTGCGGGTAACAGCCAGGACTCGACTTACTACAGCAAGGAAAAACCCGCGGCTCGAAGCCATTACGATGACTGGGAAGATGAAAGCCGGAGTGGTGGAACCAAGTACTACGAGGAAAAGGACCGTaagcatcaccatcaccaccacaagGGGGGTGAACGGTTGAGGGGAGAGCGCGATCGTGAAAAGGACCGTGACCATCGGTACCATGAACGTGACCGGGATCGAGACAGGGACAGCTATCGCGAACGTGAGTGGGATCAGCGAAGGCATCGGGATCGTGACAGACCGCGTGAGCGAGATCGAATGCGTGATCACGAATATCGCGAGCGTGAGTGGGACTCGAAAAAGATTCGTGGCAAAGGTTATCGTGAATCGTGGTACGGCGAACCCGGAGACGGATATGCGGGCACTAGCGCTCGATACGATGGAGGATACGATTATTATTCCTCCTCGTCGTACCCGGGTGGTTCGGACTATGGCATGTACGGTTATCCACCGGGCGAGGGAGGAAGTTTCGGAGCACCACCACCTCCGTCATCGTCCAAATGGGGTGCCCCGCAACCGCAACCGCTGCCACCACCTCCCCCACCGGAAGAGCTGTGGGACGAACCGGCCAAGAAGCCACCACCAGTACCACCGCCTATTCCGAGTGGCAGCAACAACAGTAGGACGATCATGGACGATGGCGAATTGTGGGATACGGAAGCGGCTCCCTCGAATACTGGCACGAAAGCACCTGCCTCCCAACCGCCAGCTCCGCCGTTGCccgcatcatcatcgtcaacaTCCGATGATCCGTCGAAACCGATAAAATCGACCACCACTCCGACGGACGATGACAGTGGCAGCACTCTCGATCTAGACACTCGGATAGCGCTACTCTTCAAGGAGAAAACCTTCGGTGCGGCCTCGTTTTTGCAGCTCAGCGATgacgaagaggaagaaaatcgaaagcaGAGCGAACCGGCGGCCGTCATCGAAGAGCCGCCCGTTCCAGCAGCGCCGGCGACCCCAGTGGTGAAGGAAGAAGTGGAAGAGCTGGATCAGCCGCCGATGGACATCGGAAGGCCACCAAGTCCACCACAACCGCCTGCCGAACCCGCTTTACCACCGCCTCCACCGGAGGAGGCGGAGGCACCGCCAGAACCGATCGAAACAAAACCAGTGAAACGTGAGCCAAAGCTGGAAACGTTCAAAGAGGAAGGCGCTAGCGATATTTCGTCCAGCGACGACGAGATCCTGGCGAAGGATGAGGAAGATGACTATGATGAGAAGCCGTCCACCAGCTTAATCGAAGGTTCGGAGGATTCGAAGACGGGCATACTTCTTCAGCcggcagcaccaccaccaccaccactaccgagTGATCCAGCGCCACCAGCTCCACCACCGCCATCGGAACCACCAGCGGAACCTCCGGGCGGGGCACCTGGTGGAGGAAGCTTTTCCTATCTGTATCCAACCGGACCGGGAGGTTACTACAGCTATGGCCAACAGCAGGCGGCAGTGGCAACGAGCTCCGGCTCGGGCTACTATCACCATGGTGGCTACCCGACCGGGTTCCCAGGCACCCCACTGTTCAATGCGTACGGTATCCCCGGTGCGGCCACCGGAATGTACTACCCTTCCGGTGGGAAAAAGGGGTCCGGTTCGTTTGACGATGGCCATCACGATGCGCTCGGCTCGAGTGCGAAGGACTACCGGGGGAGCCGTGGGGCAAAGCGAAACCAGTACGAAATCGCGATCGATTCGGTGGTCGATCGTGTGGTGGCCGAATTGAAGCAGATACTCAAGAAGGATTTCAACAAAAAGATGATCGAAAACACCGCCTTCAAGAAGTACGAAGCCTGGTGGGACGAGGAGGAACGCAAGAGTAAGCTCGGAGGGGAAGGCGGTAAGAGCGGTGTCGCCGGAATGTTGGAGCctacctcctcctcctcatcgtCGCTATCGGGGCTGGCGGGGATTGGAAGCGGTGCAACGACCACGACCATCGGGGCCGCAGTGGTCAAACTGGACAAAGCCCCTGACATTAATCAGCTGCTGAGTCAAAGCTATGACAACTTGGACAGCAACAGTGGTGGGTTTGTGGGTCTTGGTTTGCGCGCGACCATTCCGAAGATGCCCAGCTTCCGGCGCATACGGAAACAACCGAGTCCGGTGCCGCAGGACGAGGATTCGCGCAAGAGCGACCAGGAGGACATGGTGCGGGGTTCGGATTCGGAAAAGGAATCGTCGAGTGGACTCACCAGCACCTCCGCCAGTACTGCAGCCCGCTCTCCGTCGAAGGGTGCGATTGCGGAAGGTGGTTCTGCTGCTGCATCCACTCCGTCTGTCGTCTCGGGTGTTGCGGGCGTGCTGAGATCCGCCTCTCGATCGAGCGATAAGCGAATGCCCAGTGTATCGTCGTTTACGTCCAGCAGTGAAGAGGACGAGGACTCCAGTGCGAGCGATTCCGATGACAGTCTCGAGTCCGGATCGCTGTCTGACGCGGACGTCGTCGTTGGTTACAGTGCCAAGCGGGCGCGGGAGCGACGTGAGCGTGAAAATCGTATCTATTCCGACTCGGACAGTAATCGGGAGATCGTGGTTAAGCATCGTCCTCCGGGGGCTACCGTTTCACCCGGATTGGGAGGATCCGCGCGTCGCCTGAAAGAGTCCAGCAGTAAAGTCGGTAAAATCTACTCCGATTCCGATTCGGACGAGATGATGACCAGTTCGCCGCGGAAACGGGAGCGCCTACCCTCCGTGTCGACGGAGAAGCGAAGAAGTCGCAGTCGGAGTTCCAGCCCGGTGGAAAAGAAGCCGCCCCCAGCAGTTATCGATCCTTCGCAACTTCCCCGGCTTTCGTTGCAGGAACTGCACGAAGATTTCTCGCCGAGCTCCGGTGATGATATGCTGCTGAGGgaggatgacgatgacgaaacCACCCCTACCCGTCCACCGCCCACACCGGGCCGACGTGAATCATCACCGACGGTTCCGGCGGAAGGCGGAACGCCGGTGACGGCTagtaataacaacaacaaaatcggCGCTACAAGCCAACAGAATCATTCGTCCTCGTCGTACGGTATCGTGTCCGACCGGATCTACAGTGATTCGGACGAGGAGCGTGAGTACCAGGAAAAGCGACGCCGGAAGGCCGAATATCTGCAGCAGGTCGAGCAGGAGTACCAGGAGGAGCTGGAGAAGCTGGCCAAAGAGAAGGCTACTCGTAAGACGGCCGGGGAGAAatctgctgcagcagcagcagcagcagcagccgcggCGTCAACTGTTCCGCCTTCCGATATGGCAGCCCTGGATAAGGCTATACCCCCGACGACAATCGGCGACCGAGTCAAGAGCCTGGCGTTCACGAGCAGCAAAATGTCTAGTCTGGAAGAACCGCACACGCCGAATCTCTCGCAGCCGCCACCCACTCCTGGGGCCAGTTTGGGCGAGTTGCGTAAGGATCCACTATCGTCGATGTTCCCGATGGTGCACGCAGACGATGCGTCGGCGGCAATGGCGGCAGCCATCGATGGAAGTCAGCCCAAGAGCGAACCGTCGCCGTCTCCAACGGCAGGTAGGAAAAGGAAGGCCACCGGAGGGAAGGCACCGAAGGCACCGAAGGGCGCTCGGAAAGGGGCCAAAGATGGGCTCAATGGGTCCGGGTCTGGAACGACGGCAGCCCACCACCACGATGATGGGTTCTacgagcaccaggcggcaaaTCAGCCCATGGCGACCGGGACATCATCGAATGATTTCTTCAGCGAAGAGGTTCGTCGTGCATCGAAGGCATCGCCGGCTTCCTCGGACGGTAGCTCCAGCCAGGCCAGTCAGGTTGCGCTTGACCACTGCTACTCGCTACCCCCGTCTGCCTCGCCGTCTTCCTCGTCGCCCCACCAGCAGTCGGATTCATCGACACCgacgcaaaacaaatacgCACCCTCCACGGAGCATAGAGCTCTGGCGCACGATCATGGCTACACGAATAACAACACCGAGGGCGGCAAAGAGGCGTCGGTCCCGATCGCGGCGGCGGGCGAAGAGCCGAAGCGAACCGAACTGGCTGTGATGCAACCGCCACCACCGGCGGCGCACAAGGACAAGGAACGGAAACGGCCAGAAAAGCGACCGTCTGACGTGTCGGTCGATCAGGACGCGATGTTGGCCGACAGCGCCGCCCTGGAACGGTTTGTGCCCGTGCCGAAGTACCGGCAGCGTGATATGCACTCCGAGATGGCCATACTGTACGATTTCCTTACGCGCGGTATCGACAACGAGGACATCCGGTACATCCGGCAGAGCTACGACATGATGCTGCTAGACGATGCGAGCAGCTACTGGCTGAACGCGACGCACTGGGTCGACCACTGCACGACCAACCGGAACTTCGAGCCGGCCCTGCTCGCTCCGCCACCGCACTCGGCCAAGCGGCGCAAAAAGGACAAAGCGGGCGGTGGCTCCTCGCTGGCCGACATCAAGCAGCACCGGACGGGATGCGCACGCACCGAGGGCTACTACAAGATCGATCCGCGCGAGAAGGCCAAGTACAAGTACCACCACCTGAAGGGGACGGCGGCCGCAAACCACCTGAGCAACCTGGAGCTGGCGAAGGCGGTCGCCAAAATGCAGGGCATCTCGCGCGAAGCCCGCTCAAACCAGCGCCGGCTGCTGAACGCGTTCGGAGCGAGCACCGAGTCGGAGCTGCTCAAGTTCAACCAGCTCAAGTTCCGCAAGAAGCAGCTCAAGTTCGCCAAATCGGCCATCCACGATTGGGGTCTGTTCGCGATGGAACCGATCGCCGCCGACGAGATGGTGATCGAGTACGTCGGCCAGATGGTGCGCCCGTCGGTGGCCGACTTGCGCGAGACCAAGTACGAGGCGATCGGCATCGGCAGCTCGTACCTGTTCCGCATCGATATGGAGACGATCATTGATGCGACCAAATGTGGCAATTTGGCGCGATTCATCAACCACAGCTGTAAT CCCAACTGTTACGCTAAGGTTATCACGATCGAGTCGGAGAAGAAAATCGTCATCTATTCGAAGCAACCGATCGGCGTGAACGAGGAGATCACGTACGATTACAAGTTTCCGCTGGAGGACGAAAAGATTCCCTGTCTGTGCGGTGCTCCCGGGTGCCGAGGCACGCTCAACTAA